The Punica granatum isolate Tunisia-2019 chromosome 4, ASM765513v2, whole genome shotgun sequence genome has a window encoding:
- the LOC116206090 gene encoding monoterpene synthase-like isoform X4, whose product MELACMFSINSYVKGKKHMEEVQKMVDYARNLLDKQMDPLEKIELIDAIQRLGLEYHFEREIKHSLKSLYESAATGWPEYDDLHSTALRFRIFRQHHYYEVPQDVFQKFIDETGNFRATLTDDVKGLLSLFEASFHGFKGEDIMDKAEAFSVEHLKEKKRLITSPSLAREVEHALDMPILWRPNRLEARWFMGAYEEQPDMNRTLLNLAKFDYNIVQSVHREEYGRLERWWTELGLGKMTFSRDNLVEHYLWTAFMVFDPKYKDLREMTTKVIAMITLIDDIYDSLGTLEELELLTRLIDRWDVNGIDELPPNIATCFIALYNVTNGIGFWAMITRGINVIPYIRKTWSDQCMAYLKEAKWCHKDSMPTLKEYLNNAVRSVGGFLALQCCFFITSDNLTEDTLNYMAEIPRIVRCSSLLIRLNNDLAPLSVGLAEGDKLNSLECFMNETGASEEEARKHIKYLVRETWKTLNKDIFDDNCRFSGPFVTACLNLARASHWIYRYGDGHGIRSEEAKEHLISALVDPVPIMQLGLN is encoded by the exons ATGGAATTAGCGTGCATGTTCTCTATTAATTCTTATGTGAAGGGAAAGAAGCATATGGAAGAGGTACAAAAGATG GTGGATTATGCGCGGAACCTATTGGACAAACAGATGGATCCGTTGGAAAAGATCGAGTTGATTGATGCCATTCAACGACTCGGGTTAGAGTACCATTTCGAGAGAGAGATCAAGCACTCGTTGAAGTCCCTTTATGAAAGTGCTGCTACCGGTTGGCCCGAATATGACGATCTACACAGCACAGCTCTTCGATTTAGAATCTTCAGGCAACACCACTATTATGAAGTACCGCAAG ATGTATTTCAGAAGTTCATAGATGAGACAGGTAATTTTCGGGCAACATTGACTGATGATGTCAAAGGATTGCTGAGTCTGTTTGAAGCTTCTTTTCATGGATTCAAAGGTGAAGATATCATGGACAAGGCTGAGGCATTCTCCGTCGAACAtttgaaggagaagaagagactAATAACATCCCCAAGTTTGGCCCGAGAGGTGGAGCATGCCTTGGATATGCCGATACTCTGGAGGCCAAACAGATTAGAGGCGCGATGGTTCATGGGAGCGTACGAGGAACAGCCAGACATGAACCGTACTCTGCTTAATTTGGCCAAATTTGATTACAACATTGTGCAGTCAGTCCACCGAGAGGAATATGGCCGCCTCGAAAG GTGGTGGACTGAATTGGGACTGGGCAAGATGACCTTCTCCAGGGACAACCTCGTCGAACATTACCTCTGGACAGCTTTCATGGTTTTTGATCCAAAGTACAAAGACCTAAGAGAAATGACAACAAAGGTCATTGCTATGATAACACTTATAGACGACATCTACGACTCGTTGGGTACTTTAGAGGAACTCGAGCTCTTAACTCGTCTGATTGATCG ATGGGATGTAAACGGAATCGATGAGCTTCCTCCTAATATTGCCACTTGCTTTATCGCTCTATACAACGTCACCAACGGAATTGGTTTCTGGGCAATGATAACGCGAGGCATCAACGTCATCCCATATATACGGAAAACA TGGTCAGATCAATGCATGGCATATCTAAAAGAGGCAAAATGGTGTCACAAGGATTCCATGCCTACATTAAAGGAGTATCTCAACAATGCAGTGAGATCGGTGGGCGGGTTCCTTGCACTTCAATGCTGTTTTTTCATTACCTCGGACAACTTAACAGAAGACACCCTAAATTATATGGCTGAAATTCCGAGGATCGTGCGGTGCTCTTCGTTACTTATTCGACTAAACAACGATCTAGCTCCACTGTCG GTAGGGCTGGCCGAGGGAGACAAACTGAATTCATTGGAGTGCTTTATGAATGAAACGGGAGCTTCTGAAGAAGAGGCAAGAAAGCACATTAAATATCTCGTGCGCGAAACATGGAAGACCTTGAACAAAGATATATTTGATGACAACTGCCGATTCTCCGGTCCTTTCGTGACGGCTTGCTTGAATCTTGCAAGGGCATCTCATTGGATTTACAGGTATGGAGATGGGCATGGGATTAGAAGCGAGGAAGCCAAGGAGCATCTCATCTCAGCTCTAGTAGACCCTGTCCCCATCATGCAACTGGGACTCAATTGA
- the LOC116206090 gene encoding monoterpene synthase-like isoform X6, whose translation MFSINSYVKGKKHMEEVQKMVDYARNLLDKQMDPLEKIELIDAIQRLGLEYHFEREIKHSLKSLYESAATGWPEYDDLHSTALRFRIFRQHHYYEVPQDVFQKFIDETGNFRATLTDDVKGLLSLFEASFHGFKGEDIMDKAEAFSVEHLKEKKRLITSPSLAREVEHALDMPILWRPNRLEARWFMGAYEEQPDMNRTLLNLAKFDYNIVQSVHREEYGRLERWWTELGLGKMTFSRDNLVEHYLWTAFMVFDPKYKDLREMTTKVIAMITLIDDIYDSLGTLEELELLTRLIDRWDVNGIDELPPNIATCFIALYNVTNGIGFWAMITRGINVIPYIRKTWSDQCMAYLKEAKWCHKDSMPTLKEYLNNAVRSVGGFLALQCCFFITSDNLTEDTLNYMAEIPRIVRCSSLLIRLNNDLAPLSVGLAEGDKLNSLECFMNETGASEEEARKHIKYLVRETWKTLNKDIFDDNCRFSGPFVTACLNLARASHWIYRYGDGHGIRSEEAKEHLISALVDPVPIMQLGLN comes from the exons ATGTTCTCTATTAATTCTTATGTGAAGGGAAAGAAGCATATGGAAGAGGTACAAAAGATG GTGGATTATGCGCGGAACCTATTGGACAAACAGATGGATCCGTTGGAAAAGATCGAGTTGATTGATGCCATTCAACGACTCGGGTTAGAGTACCATTTCGAGAGAGAGATCAAGCACTCGTTGAAGTCCCTTTATGAAAGTGCTGCTACCGGTTGGCCCGAATATGACGATCTACACAGCACAGCTCTTCGATTTAGAATCTTCAGGCAACACCACTATTATGAAGTACCGCAAG ATGTATTTCAGAAGTTCATAGATGAGACAGGTAATTTTCGGGCAACATTGACTGATGATGTCAAAGGATTGCTGAGTCTGTTTGAAGCTTCTTTTCATGGATTCAAAGGTGAAGATATCATGGACAAGGCTGAGGCATTCTCCGTCGAACAtttgaaggagaagaagagactAATAACATCCCCAAGTTTGGCCCGAGAGGTGGAGCATGCCTTGGATATGCCGATACTCTGGAGGCCAAACAGATTAGAGGCGCGATGGTTCATGGGAGCGTACGAGGAACAGCCAGACATGAACCGTACTCTGCTTAATTTGGCCAAATTTGATTACAACATTGTGCAGTCAGTCCACCGAGAGGAATATGGCCGCCTCGAAAG GTGGTGGACTGAATTGGGACTGGGCAAGATGACCTTCTCCAGGGACAACCTCGTCGAACATTACCTCTGGACAGCTTTCATGGTTTTTGATCCAAAGTACAAAGACCTAAGAGAAATGACAACAAAGGTCATTGCTATGATAACACTTATAGACGACATCTACGACTCGTTGGGTACTTTAGAGGAACTCGAGCTCTTAACTCGTCTGATTGATCG ATGGGATGTAAACGGAATCGATGAGCTTCCTCCTAATATTGCCACTTGCTTTATCGCTCTATACAACGTCACCAACGGAATTGGTTTCTGGGCAATGATAACGCGAGGCATCAACGTCATCCCATATATACGGAAAACA TGGTCAGATCAATGCATGGCATATCTAAAAGAGGCAAAATGGTGTCACAAGGATTCCATGCCTACATTAAAGGAGTATCTCAACAATGCAGTGAGATCGGTGGGCGGGTTCCTTGCACTTCAATGCTGTTTTTTCATTACCTCGGACAACTTAACAGAAGACACCCTAAATTATATGGCTGAAATTCCGAGGATCGTGCGGTGCTCTTCGTTACTTATTCGACTAAACAACGATCTAGCTCCACTGTCG GTAGGGCTGGCCGAGGGAGACAAACTGAATTCATTGGAGTGCTTTATGAATGAAACGGGAGCTTCTGAAGAAGAGGCAAGAAAGCACATTAAATATCTCGTGCGCGAAACATGGAAGACCTTGAACAAAGATATATTTGATGACAACTGCCGATTCTCCGGTCCTTTCGTGACGGCTTGCTTGAATCTTGCAAGGGCATCTCATTGGATTTACAGGTATGGAGATGGGCATGGGATTAGAAGCGAGGAAGCCAAGGAGCATCTCATCTCAGCTCTAGTAGACCCTGTCCCCATCATGCAACTGGGACTCAATTGA
- the LOC116206090 gene encoding monoterpene synthase-like isoform X2, translated as MLASIDSPLTIGAIGPSNHGLPHSLHYYPVQAFKPLTQPRTTQCIIRSAAGNSKDTAASSTNTKPRTWDRSLVELVNCNKDYTGKKHMEEVQKMVDYARNLLDKQMDPLEKIELIDAIQRLGLEYHFEREIKHSLKSLYESAATGWPEYDDLHSTALRFRIFRQHHYYEVPQDVFQKFIDETGEDIMDKAEAFSVEHLKEKKRLITSPSLAREVEHALDMPILWRPNRLEARWFMGAYEEQPDMNRTLLNLAKFDYNIVQSVHREEYGRLERWWTELGLGKMTFSRDNLVEHYLWTAFMVFDPKYKDLREMTTKVIAMITLIDDIYDSLGTLEELELLTRLIDRWDVNGIDELPPNIATCFIALYNVTNGIGFWAMITRGINVIPYIRKTWSDQCMAYLKEAKWCHKDSMPTLKEYLNNAVRSVGGFLALQCCFFITSDNLTEDTLNYMAEIPRIVRCSSLLIRLNNDLAPLSVGLAEGDKLNSLECFMNETGASEEEARKHIKYLVRETWKTLNKDIFDDNCRFSGPFVTACLNLARASHWIYRYGDGHGIRSEEAKEHLISALVDPVPIMQLGLN; from the exons ATGCTTGCATCGATCGATAGTCCTCTCACAATCGGAGCTATCGGCCCCTCAAATCACGGGCTACCTCATTCCCTGCATTATTATCCTGTCCAAGCCTTCAAACCCCTGACACAACCGCGGACTACTCAATGTATCATCCGTTCGGCAGCTGGAAATTCGAAGGATACTGCTGCCAGTTCTACCAATACCAAACCAAGGACGTGGGACCGCAGTCTCGTTGAGCTGGTCAATTGTAACAAAGACTACACT GGAAAGAAGCATATGGAAGAGGTACAAAAGATGGTGGATTATGCGCGGAACCTATTGGACAAACAGATGGATCCGTTGGAAAAGATCGAGTTGATTGATGCCATTCAACGACTCGGGTTAGAGTACCATTTCGAGAGAGAGATCAAGCACTCGTTGAAGTCCCTTTATGAAAGTGCTGCTACCGGTTGGCCCGAATATGACGATCTACACAGCACAGCTCTTCGATTTAGAATCTTCAGGCAACACCACTATTATGAAGTACCGCAAG ATGTATTTCAGAAGTTCATAGATGAGACAG GTGAAGATATCATGGACAAGGCTGAGGCATTCTCCGTCGAACAtttgaaggagaagaagagactAATAACATCCCCAAGTTTGGCCCGAGAGGTGGAGCATGCCTTGGATATGCCGATACTCTGGAGGCCAAACAGATTAGAGGCGCGATGGTTCATGGGAGCGTACGAGGAACAGCCAGACATGAACCGTACTCTGCTTAATTTGGCCAAATTTGATTACAACATTGTGCAGTCAGTCCACCGAGAGGAATATGGCCGCCTCGAAAG GTGGTGGACTGAATTGGGACTGGGCAAGATGACCTTCTCCAGGGACAACCTCGTCGAACATTACCTCTGGACAGCTTTCATGGTTTTTGATCCAAAGTACAAAGACCTAAGAGAAATGACAACAAAGGTCATTGCTATGATAACACTTATAGACGACATCTACGACTCGTTGGGTACTTTAGAGGAACTCGAGCTCTTAACTCGTCTGATTGATCG ATGGGATGTAAACGGAATCGATGAGCTTCCTCCTAATATTGCCACTTGCTTTATCGCTCTATACAACGTCACCAACGGAATTGGTTTCTGGGCAATGATAACGCGAGGCATCAACGTCATCCCATATATACGGAAAACA TGGTCAGATCAATGCATGGCATATCTAAAAGAGGCAAAATGGTGTCACAAGGATTCCATGCCTACATTAAAGGAGTATCTCAACAATGCAGTGAGATCGGTGGGCGGGTTCCTTGCACTTCAATGCTGTTTTTTCATTACCTCGGACAACTTAACAGAAGACACCCTAAATTATATGGCTGAAATTCCGAGGATCGTGCGGTGCTCTTCGTTACTTATTCGACTAAACAACGATCTAGCTCCACTGTCG GTAGGGCTGGCCGAGGGAGACAAACTGAATTCATTGGAGTGCTTTATGAATGAAACGGGAGCTTCTGAAGAAGAGGCAAGAAAGCACATTAAATATCTCGTGCGCGAAACATGGAAGACCTTGAACAAAGATATATTTGATGACAACTGCCGATTCTCCGGTCCTTTCGTGACGGCTTGCTTGAATCTTGCAAGGGCATCTCATTGGATTTACAGGTATGGAGATGGGCATGGGATTAGAAGCGAGGAAGCCAAGGAGCATCTCATCTCAGCTCTAGTAGACCCTGTCCCCATCATGCAACTGGGACTCAATTGA
- the LOC116206090 gene encoding monoterpene synthase-like isoform X3, which translates to MLASIDSPLTIGAIGPSNHGLPHSLHYYPVQAFKPLTQPRTTQCIIRSAAGNSKDTAASSTNTKPRTWDRSLVELVNCNKDYTGKKHMEEVQKMVDYARNLLDKQMDPLEKIELIDAIQRLGLEYHFEREIKHSLKSLYESAATGWPEYDDLHSTALRFRIFRQHHYYEVPQGEDIMDKAEAFSVEHLKEKKRLITSPSLAREVEHALDMPILWRPNRLEARWFMGAYEEQPDMNRTLLNLAKFDYNIVQSVHREEYGRLERWWTELGLGKMTFSRDNLVEHYLWTAFMVFDPKYKDLREMTTKVIAMITLIDDIYDSLGTLEELELLTRLIDRWDVNGIDELPPNIATCFIALYNVTNGIGFWAMITRGINVIPYIRKTWSDQCMAYLKEAKWCHKDSMPTLKEYLNNAVRSVGGFLALQCCFFITSDNLTEDTLNYMAEIPRIVRCSSLLIRLNNDLAPLSVGLAEGDKLNSLECFMNETGASEEEARKHIKYLVRETWKTLNKDIFDDNCRFSGPFVTACLNLARASHWIYRYGDGHGIRSEEAKEHLISALVDPVPIMQLGLN; encoded by the exons ATGCTTGCATCGATCGATAGTCCTCTCACAATCGGAGCTATCGGCCCCTCAAATCACGGGCTACCTCATTCCCTGCATTATTATCCTGTCCAAGCCTTCAAACCCCTGACACAACCGCGGACTACTCAATGTATCATCCGTTCGGCAGCTGGAAATTCGAAGGATACTGCTGCCAGTTCTACCAATACCAAACCAAGGACGTGGGACCGCAGTCTCGTTGAGCTGGTCAATTGTAACAAAGACTACACT GGAAAGAAGCATATGGAAGAGGTACAAAAGATGGTGGATTATGCGCGGAACCTATTGGACAAACAGATGGATCCGTTGGAAAAGATCGAGTTGATTGATGCCATTCAACGACTCGGGTTAGAGTACCATTTCGAGAGAGAGATCAAGCACTCGTTGAAGTCCCTTTATGAAAGTGCTGCTACCGGTTGGCCCGAATATGACGATCTACACAGCACAGCTCTTCGATTTAGAATCTTCAGGCAACACCACTATTATGAAGTACCGCAAG GTGAAGATATCATGGACAAGGCTGAGGCATTCTCCGTCGAACAtttgaaggagaagaagagactAATAACATCCCCAAGTTTGGCCCGAGAGGTGGAGCATGCCTTGGATATGCCGATACTCTGGAGGCCAAACAGATTAGAGGCGCGATGGTTCATGGGAGCGTACGAGGAACAGCCAGACATGAACCGTACTCTGCTTAATTTGGCCAAATTTGATTACAACATTGTGCAGTCAGTCCACCGAGAGGAATATGGCCGCCTCGAAAG GTGGTGGACTGAATTGGGACTGGGCAAGATGACCTTCTCCAGGGACAACCTCGTCGAACATTACCTCTGGACAGCTTTCATGGTTTTTGATCCAAAGTACAAAGACCTAAGAGAAATGACAACAAAGGTCATTGCTATGATAACACTTATAGACGACATCTACGACTCGTTGGGTACTTTAGAGGAACTCGAGCTCTTAACTCGTCTGATTGATCG ATGGGATGTAAACGGAATCGATGAGCTTCCTCCTAATATTGCCACTTGCTTTATCGCTCTATACAACGTCACCAACGGAATTGGTTTCTGGGCAATGATAACGCGAGGCATCAACGTCATCCCATATATACGGAAAACA TGGTCAGATCAATGCATGGCATATCTAAAAGAGGCAAAATGGTGTCACAAGGATTCCATGCCTACATTAAAGGAGTATCTCAACAATGCAGTGAGATCGGTGGGCGGGTTCCTTGCACTTCAATGCTGTTTTTTCATTACCTCGGACAACTTAACAGAAGACACCCTAAATTATATGGCTGAAATTCCGAGGATCGTGCGGTGCTCTTCGTTACTTATTCGACTAAACAACGATCTAGCTCCACTGTCG GTAGGGCTGGCCGAGGGAGACAAACTGAATTCATTGGAGTGCTTTATGAATGAAACGGGAGCTTCTGAAGAAGAGGCAAGAAAGCACATTAAATATCTCGTGCGCGAAACATGGAAGACCTTGAACAAAGATATATTTGATGACAACTGCCGATTCTCCGGTCCTTTCGTGACGGCTTGCTTGAATCTTGCAAGGGCATCTCATTGGATTTACAGGTATGGAGATGGGCATGGGATTAGAAGCGAGGAAGCCAAGGAGCATCTCATCTCAGCTCTAGTAGACCCTGTCCCCATCATGCAACTGGGACTCAATTGA
- the LOC116206090 gene encoding monoterpene synthase-like isoform X1, translating to MLASIDSPLTIGAIGPSNHGLPHSLHYYPVQAFKPLTQPRTTQCIIRSAAGNSKDTAASSTNTKPRTWDRSLVELVNCNKDYTGKKHMEEVQKMVDYARNLLDKQMDPLEKIELIDAIQRLGLEYHFEREIKHSLKSLYESAATGWPEYDDLHSTALRFRIFRQHHYYEVPQDVFQKFIDETGNFRATLTDDVKGLLSLFEASFHGFKGEDIMDKAEAFSVEHLKEKKRLITSPSLAREVEHALDMPILWRPNRLEARWFMGAYEEQPDMNRTLLNLAKFDYNIVQSVHREEYGRLERWWTELGLGKMTFSRDNLVEHYLWTAFMVFDPKYKDLREMTTKVIAMITLIDDIYDSLGTLEELELLTRLIDRWDVNGIDELPPNIATCFIALYNVTNGIGFWAMITRGINVIPYIRKTWSDQCMAYLKEAKWCHKDSMPTLKEYLNNAVRSVGGFLALQCCFFITSDNLTEDTLNYMAEIPRIVRCSSLLIRLNNDLAPLSVGLAEGDKLNSLECFMNETGASEEEARKHIKYLVRETWKTLNKDIFDDNCRFSGPFVTACLNLARASHWIYRYGDGHGIRSEEAKEHLISALVDPVPIMQLGLN from the exons ATGCTTGCATCGATCGATAGTCCTCTCACAATCGGAGCTATCGGCCCCTCAAATCACGGGCTACCTCATTCCCTGCATTATTATCCTGTCCAAGCCTTCAAACCCCTGACACAACCGCGGACTACTCAATGTATCATCCGTTCGGCAGCTGGAAATTCGAAGGATACTGCTGCCAGTTCTACCAATACCAAACCAAGGACGTGGGACCGCAGTCTCGTTGAGCTGGTCAATTGTAACAAAGACTACACT GGAAAGAAGCATATGGAAGAGGTACAAAAGATGGTGGATTATGCGCGGAACCTATTGGACAAACAGATGGATCCGTTGGAAAAGATCGAGTTGATTGATGCCATTCAACGACTCGGGTTAGAGTACCATTTCGAGAGAGAGATCAAGCACTCGTTGAAGTCCCTTTATGAAAGTGCTGCTACCGGTTGGCCCGAATATGACGATCTACACAGCACAGCTCTTCGATTTAGAATCTTCAGGCAACACCACTATTATGAAGTACCGCAAG ATGTATTTCAGAAGTTCATAGATGAGACAGGTAATTTTCGGGCAACATTGACTGATGATGTCAAAGGATTGCTGAGTCTGTTTGAAGCTTCTTTTCATGGATTCAAAGGTGAAGATATCATGGACAAGGCTGAGGCATTCTCCGTCGAACAtttgaaggagaagaagagactAATAACATCCCCAAGTTTGGCCCGAGAGGTGGAGCATGCCTTGGATATGCCGATACTCTGGAGGCCAAACAGATTAGAGGCGCGATGGTTCATGGGAGCGTACGAGGAACAGCCAGACATGAACCGTACTCTGCTTAATTTGGCCAAATTTGATTACAACATTGTGCAGTCAGTCCACCGAGAGGAATATGGCCGCCTCGAAAG GTGGTGGACTGAATTGGGACTGGGCAAGATGACCTTCTCCAGGGACAACCTCGTCGAACATTACCTCTGGACAGCTTTCATGGTTTTTGATCCAAAGTACAAAGACCTAAGAGAAATGACAACAAAGGTCATTGCTATGATAACACTTATAGACGACATCTACGACTCGTTGGGTACTTTAGAGGAACTCGAGCTCTTAACTCGTCTGATTGATCG ATGGGATGTAAACGGAATCGATGAGCTTCCTCCTAATATTGCCACTTGCTTTATCGCTCTATACAACGTCACCAACGGAATTGGTTTCTGGGCAATGATAACGCGAGGCATCAACGTCATCCCATATATACGGAAAACA TGGTCAGATCAATGCATGGCATATCTAAAAGAGGCAAAATGGTGTCACAAGGATTCCATGCCTACATTAAAGGAGTATCTCAACAATGCAGTGAGATCGGTGGGCGGGTTCCTTGCACTTCAATGCTGTTTTTTCATTACCTCGGACAACTTAACAGAAGACACCCTAAATTATATGGCTGAAATTCCGAGGATCGTGCGGTGCTCTTCGTTACTTATTCGACTAAACAACGATCTAGCTCCACTGTCG GTAGGGCTGGCCGAGGGAGACAAACTGAATTCATTGGAGTGCTTTATGAATGAAACGGGAGCTTCTGAAGAAGAGGCAAGAAAGCACATTAAATATCTCGTGCGCGAAACATGGAAGACCTTGAACAAAGATATATTTGATGACAACTGCCGATTCTCCGGTCCTTTCGTGACGGCTTGCTTGAATCTTGCAAGGGCATCTCATTGGATTTACAGGTATGGAGATGGGCATGGGATTAGAAGCGAGGAAGCCAAGGAGCATCTCATCTCAGCTCTAGTAGACCCTGTCCCCATCATGCAACTGGGACTCAATTGA
- the LOC116206090 gene encoding monoterpene synthase-like isoform X5, whose protein sequence is MFSINSYVKGKKHMEEVQKMVDYARNLLDKQMDPLEKIELIDAIQRLGLEYHFEREIKHSLKSLYESAATGWPEYDDLHSTALRFRIFRQHHYYEVPQDVFQKFIDETGNFRATLTDDVKGLLSLFEASFHGFKGEDIMDKAEAFSVEHLKEKKRLITSPSLAREVEHALDMPILWRPNRLEARWFMGAYEEQPDMNRTLLNLAKFDYNIVQSVHREEYGRLERWWTELGLGKMTFSRDNLVEHYLWTAFMVFDPKYKDLREMTTKVIAMITLIDDIYDSLGTLEELELLTRLIDRWDVNGIDELPPNIATCFIALYNVTNGIGFWAMITRGINVIPYIRKTWSDQCMAYLKEAKWCHKDSMPTLKEYLNNAVRSVGGFLALQCCFFITSDNLTEDTLNYMAEIPRIVRCSSLLIRLNNDLAPLSVGLAEGDKLNSLECFMNETGASEEEARKHIKYLVRETWKTLNKDIFDDNCRFSGPFVTACLNLARASHWIYRYGDGHGIRSEEAKEHLISALVDPVPIMQLGLN, encoded by the exons ATGTTCTCTATTAATTCTTATGTGAAGGGAAAGAAGCATATGGAAGAGGTACAAAAGATGGTGGATTATGCGCGGAACCTATTGGACAAACAGATGGATCCGTTGGAAAAGATCGAGTTGATTGATGCCATTCAACGACTCGGGTTAGAGTACCATTTCGAGAGAGAGATCAAGCACTCGTTGAAGTCCCTTTATGAAAGTGCTGCTACCGGTTGGCCCGAATATGACGATCTACACAGCACAGCTCTTCGATTTAGAATCTTCAGGCAACACCACTATTATGAAGTACCGCAAG ATGTATTTCAGAAGTTCATAGATGAGACAGGTAATTTTCGGGCAACATTGACTGATGATGTCAAAGGATTGCTGAGTCTGTTTGAAGCTTCTTTTCATGGATTCAAAGGTGAAGATATCATGGACAAGGCTGAGGCATTCTCCGTCGAACAtttgaaggagaagaagagactAATAACATCCCCAAGTTTGGCCCGAGAGGTGGAGCATGCCTTGGATATGCCGATACTCTGGAGGCCAAACAGATTAGAGGCGCGATGGTTCATGGGAGCGTACGAGGAACAGCCAGACATGAACCGTACTCTGCTTAATTTGGCCAAATTTGATTACAACATTGTGCAGTCAGTCCACCGAGAGGAATATGGCCGCCTCGAAAG GTGGTGGACTGAATTGGGACTGGGCAAGATGACCTTCTCCAGGGACAACCTCGTCGAACATTACCTCTGGACAGCTTTCATGGTTTTTGATCCAAAGTACAAAGACCTAAGAGAAATGACAACAAAGGTCATTGCTATGATAACACTTATAGACGACATCTACGACTCGTTGGGTACTTTAGAGGAACTCGAGCTCTTAACTCGTCTGATTGATCG ATGGGATGTAAACGGAATCGATGAGCTTCCTCCTAATATTGCCACTTGCTTTATCGCTCTATACAACGTCACCAACGGAATTGGTTTCTGGGCAATGATAACGCGAGGCATCAACGTCATCCCATATATACGGAAAACA TGGTCAGATCAATGCATGGCATATCTAAAAGAGGCAAAATGGTGTCACAAGGATTCCATGCCTACATTAAAGGAGTATCTCAACAATGCAGTGAGATCGGTGGGCGGGTTCCTTGCACTTCAATGCTGTTTTTTCATTACCTCGGACAACTTAACAGAAGACACCCTAAATTATATGGCTGAAATTCCGAGGATCGTGCGGTGCTCTTCGTTACTTATTCGACTAAACAACGATCTAGCTCCACTGTCG GTAGGGCTGGCCGAGGGAGACAAACTGAATTCATTGGAGTGCTTTATGAATGAAACGGGAGCTTCTGAAGAAGAGGCAAGAAAGCACATTAAATATCTCGTGCGCGAAACATGGAAGACCTTGAACAAAGATATATTTGATGACAACTGCCGATTCTCCGGTCCTTTCGTGACGGCTTGCTTGAATCTTGCAAGGGCATCTCATTGGATTTACAGGTATGGAGATGGGCATGGGATTAGAAGCGAGGAAGCCAAGGAGCATCTCATCTCAGCTCTAGTAGACCCTGTCCCCATCATGCAACTGGGACTCAATTGA